From Candidatus Kryptonium sp., the proteins below share one genomic window:
- a CDS encoding BamA/TamA family outer membrane protein, producing the protein MIRKALFEISLLLLVSNLLASQAIEVEVYGNENLSSREIKRKVQEIIRDGEISYEKIEALKSEILNLYIENGFYFARIDSIKSNGVLKIYLTEGERAKFGKVEISGNQFFSTDDILKISGFKRGEIFLPEILKSRIGKILDAYSNAGYPLAKIEVSDLDFDEEGFANFKLNITEGKLIKIDQIRIEGNKLTKEDLILREMRIKKGEIYREGKLSQVKKRLMKIGLFESVEEPIIFFSDTIAGILIRVKEAKTNFFDGVVGYVPKTETTAGYFTGYINITLKNLFGTGRRFGVRWNAETRETQEFELNYLEPYVLNFPLSAEIYFYQRKQDSSYVVREPKLNFSAELTSSEKLSEILKASLYISRKVVIPTATEFIGYQIFESVSLNAGFGILYDSRDNADFPRSGVYFSSLYELGSKRILGPEKLLTSEMRRRVNINKFHFSLDFYLNFEKILKSVLVPRFNAVIIYGDGLDESDVFRFGGMKTLRGYREREFLATRAIWLNLEDRFMLGDDFNIFLFFDVGYIYRPVILPRITSSFEAIRYGYGVGIRLKTGIGKLNLVYGLGKGDSFRTGKIHVGVESEF; encoded by the coding sequence TTGATCCGCAAAGCACTATTTGAAATTTCCCTTCTTCTTCTCGTTTCCAATTTGCTTGCATCTCAAGCAATTGAAGTTGAAGTTTACGGCAACGAAAATCTGTCATCAAGGGAAATAAAACGCAAGGTTCAAGAAATCATTCGTGATGGTGAAATTTCGTATGAAAAAATTGAGGCGTTGAAGAGCGAGATTCTAAATCTTTACATTGAAAACGGTTTCTATTTTGCAAGGATTGACTCAATAAAAAGCAATGGGGTTTTGAAAATTTATCTTACCGAGGGGGAGCGGGCGAAGTTTGGAAAAGTGGAGATATCGGGCAATCAATTTTTTTCTACCGACGATATACTTAAAATTTCTGGTTTTAAACGAGGGGAGATATTTTTGCCAGAGATTTTAAAAAGCAGGATCGGAAAAATTCTTGATGCATATTCAAACGCTGGATATCCTCTTGCTAAAATTGAGGTCTCGGATTTGGATTTTGACGAAGAAGGATTTGCTAATTTTAAACTTAACATAACCGAAGGGAAACTGATAAAAATTGATCAGATAAGGATTGAAGGAAACAAATTAACCAAGGAAGATCTGATACTTCGGGAGATGAGAATCAAAAAGGGGGAGATCTATCGTGAAGGAAAGTTGAGTCAGGTAAAGAAACGATTGATGAAAATTGGATTGTTTGAGTCAGTTGAAGAACCAATAATTTTTTTCTCCGATACGATAGCGGGAATTTTAATCAGAGTTAAAGAGGCGAAAACGAATTTTTTTGATGGCGTGGTTGGTTATGTTCCGAAAACCGAAACCACTGCGGGATATTTTACTGGATATATAAACATAACTTTGAAAAATCTTTTCGGCACGGGGCGAAGATTTGGAGTAAGATGGAACGCGGAAACGCGTGAAACGCAGGAATTTGAGCTTAACTACTTGGAGCCATATGTTCTAAATTTTCCATTGAGCGCAGAGATTTATTTTTATCAACGGAAGCAAGATTCAAGTTATGTTGTCAGGGAGCCAAAGTTAAATTTTTCAGCTGAGTTGACAAGCTCTGAAAAACTCTCTGAAATTCTAAAAGCATCGCTTTATATTTCAAGAAAAGTTGTTATACCAACAGCGACAGAATTTATTGGTTATCAAATTTTTGAAAGCGTGAGCTTAAACGCAGGCTTTGGAATTTTGTATGATTCAAGGGACAATGCGGATTTTCCGAGGTCTGGTGTTTATTTTTCAAGTTTGTATGAGCTTGGCAGCAAAAGAATTCTCGGCCCAGAAAAATTATTAACTTCCGAGATGAGGCGGAGGGTTAATATAAACAAATTCCATTTTTCGCTTGACTTTTATCTGAATTTTGAAAAAATTTTGAAAAGTGTCCTCGTTCCGAGATTTAATGCTGTGATAATTTATGGTGATGGGCTTGATGAAAGTGATGTGTTTAGGTTCGGCGGGATGAAGACATTGCGCGGATACAGGGAGAGGGAGTTTCTTGCGACGCGAGCAATATGGCTAAATTTGGAAGATAGATTCATGTTGGGTGATGATTTCAACATATTTTTGTTTTTTGATGTGGGTTATATTTATCGTCCGGTGATTTTGCCGAGAATAACCAGCTCGTTTGAAGCGATAAGGTATGGATACGGAGTTGGGATTAGGTTAAAGACAGGCATTGGAAAATTGAATTTGGTTTACGGTCTTGGCAAGGGTGATTCTTTTAGAACAGGAAAAATACATGTGGGAGTTGAAAGTGAATTTTAG
- a CDS encoding geranylgeranylglycerol-phosphate geranylgeranyltransferase, translating to MNFRKATGIVKIIRPSNVLIAGLTIFFGVLIFGKGLPDLFKLALLAGIAGALIDAGGNVINDYFDVEIDKVNKPNRPIPSGLISRGFALLIYFVLTTAGLFFASFLNEVAFGIAFFSVFVIFLYSYKLKGVPLVGNFTVAFMTGLAFVFAGSVVGNFRDSIFPFVFAFLINFGREIVKDIEDIEGDSKAGIRTFPIVSGVERAVFISVLVFIVLILATFVPYLVGIYNHFYALIILGVDVGLIFVIISLIKDKSRQNLNRLSNILKFEMLIGLFAIYFGSF from the coding sequence GTGAATTTTAGAAAAGCAACTGGGATAGTTAAGATAATTCGTCCGTCTAATGTTTTGATTGCGGGGTTGACGATATTTTTTGGTGTTTTAATTTTTGGAAAGGGACTTCCTGATTTGTTTAAACTTGCACTGCTTGCAGGAATCGCTGGGGCTTTGATTGACGCTGGTGGGAATGTTATAAATGATTATTTTGATGTTGAGATTGACAAGGTGAACAAACCGAATAGACCTATACCATCAGGATTGATAAGCAGAGGATTTGCCTTGTTGATTTATTTTGTTTTGACGACCGCGGGTTTATTTTTCGCTTCTTTTTTAAATGAGGTTGCTTTTGGGATTGCGTTTTTCTCTGTCTTTGTGATTTTTCTTTATAGTTATAAGTTAAAAGGTGTTCCTCTTGTTGGAAACTTTACAGTTGCTTTTATGACTGGACTTGCGTTCGTGTTCGCTGGGAGCGTGGTTGGAAATTTTAGGGATTCTATATTTCCTTTCGTTTTTGCATTTTTGATAAATTTCGGGCGCGAGATCGTAAAGGACATTGAAGATATTGAAGGTGATAGCAAGGCTGGTATTAGGACATTTCCAATAGTTAGTGGGGTTGAAAGGGCGGTTTTTATCTCGGTTCTTGTTTTCATTGTTTTGATCTTGGCAACTTTTGTTCCGTATCTTGTCGGAATTTACAATCATTTTTATGCTTTGATAATTTTGGGCGTTGATGTTGGTTTGATCTTCGTGATAATTTCGTTGATAAAGGATAAGAGCAGGCAAAATTTGAACAGATTAAGCAACATTCTTAAATTTGAAATGTTGATCGGTTTATTCGCAATTTACTTTGGTAGTTTTTGA
- a CDS encoding ribonuclease HII, producing MIVTLRDEMTKIENEFYAQGYSIIAGVDEAGCGPLAGPVVACAIILHKDYFNPLIYDSKKVPAKLRVELFKMISENAIDIGIGIASSDEIDRINIREATKLAMIRALLELEIKPEVVLVDGNFFDVNFDLLNHDGGKSIIKNIVKGDKKSISIASASIIAKVLRDELMEHYDKIFPNYGFSKHKGYPTKEHLLAIEKYGLTRIHRRSYAPVRKILKKLTQIELFDEKRFQRKVR from the coding sequence ATGATAGTTACACTGCGAGATGAGATGACAAAGATAGAAAATGAATTTTATGCTCAAGGTTATTCAATCATAGCTGGGGTTGATGAAGCTGGCTGTGGGCCGCTTGCTGGTCCTGTCGTTGCGTGTGCAATCATACTTCATAAAGATTATTTTAATCCATTGATTTACGATTCAAAGAAGGTTCCGGCGAAGTTAAGGGTAGAGCTCTTTAAAATGATCTCAGAAAATGCGATTGATATCGGAATTGGAATAGCGTCAAGTGATGAGATAGATAGGATTAACATAAGGGAAGCGACAAAGCTTGCGATGATCAGGGCATTGCTTGAGCTTGAGATAAAGCCTGAGGTTGTGTTGGTTGATGGAAATTTTTTTGATGTTAATTTTGATCTGTTAAATCACGATGGTGGGAAAAGCATCATAAAGAACATAGTCAAGGGAGACAAGAAATCAATTTCAATTGCGTCGGCGTCTATCATTGCTAAGGTCTTGAGAGATGAACTTATGGAGCATTATGATAAAATTTTTCCAAATTATGGCTTTTCAAAACATAAAGGTTATCCGACGAAAGAACATCTCTTGGCGATTGAGAAGTATGGGCTCACGAGGATCCACAGAAGATCTTATGCTCCTGTTCGTAAAATTCTTAAGAAATTAACACAGATTGAGCTATTTGATGAAAAAAGGTTTCAAAGGAAAGTTAGGTGA
- a CDS encoding YraN family protein — MKKGFKGKLGEDIAVKFLSGKGYRILKRNYRFGHGEIDIIAMDGDVLVFVEVRTKFSEDFGTPEDTVTIRKREQLKKIASAFLQTNDVKFSECRFDFIGIMFKGGKPRINHIENAFH; from the coding sequence ATGAAAAAAGGTTTCAAAGGAAAGTTAGGTGAGGATATTGCTGTTAAATTTTTGAGTGGGAAAGGCTATAGAATCTTGAAGCGAAATTACAGATTCGGGCATGGAGAAATTGATATAATTGCAATGGATGGGGATGTGCTTGTTTTCGTTGAAGTTAGGACAAAGTTTTCGGAGGACTTTGGAACGCCGGAAGATACTGTTACAATTAGGAAGAGAGAACAGTTAAAAAAGATAGCATCTGCTTTTCTTCAAACGAACGATGTTAAGTTTTCGGAGTGTAGATTTGATTTCATTGGGATAATGTTTAAAGGTGGAAAGCCGAGGATAAATCACATTGAAAACGCATTTCATTAA
- a CDS encoding carbon starvation protein A: MNLALAMLLSVIGLLIGFFTWGKYVARKAGVNPNIPTPAVRINDGVDYVPTRPIVLLGHHYASIAAAGPIIGPTLALIYGFVPVWLWLLLGVIFIGAVHDFSALFVSVRENGRSIAHIARKTLGNTGFAFFLSFAILLIMLVNAAFLQLTAIALTSYYPISKLGLSPDQTLLKTTIINGEPHGKIGGIASTSVIIITLLAPLVGYLLYKKRVKTLIASFVALAIALISVIAGFEYPVTLEPKAWMIIILVYSFIASWIPVWVILQPRDFTNVHFLYIGLAGLILGILGSGFAGVKIQAPAFNINLESMQALGLVWPFLFVTIACGAVSGAHALIATGTTSKQLANEKHAHLIGYGAMLLESLLGLSVALAILGAVDFEHYKELVWPMQDGNLRQGNAPLAFAVSVGKILNTGLGIPISYGTVFGILMLEGFLITTIDTLFRLMRYFFEELWNVLFVVKPAILGSRVFNSILGIVLTALLAFSNGYQKIWPIFGSANQLLAALTLVAVTAWFAQKSIKAYFAAIPAGFMILTTITSLSILLKRYIESKNLTLTITDLLLLFLALGVVFLTFKYFFKLRSELEKGKISEVVK, from the coding sequence ATGAATCTTGCGTTAGCGATGCTTTTATCGGTAATCGGGCTGTTAATTGGTTTTTTTACATGGGGAAAATATGTTGCTCGCAAAGCTGGAGTGAATCCCAACATCCCAACACCTGCAGTTAGGATAAACGATGGGGTTGATTATGTTCCAACAAGACCGATCGTTTTGCTTGGACATCATTATGCTTCAATTGCAGCTGCTGGTCCGATCATTGGACCAACTCTTGCTTTGATTTACGGTTTCGTTCCGGTGTGGTTGTGGCTTTTGCTGGGTGTGATTTTCATCGGCGCAGTTCATGATTTCTCTGCTTTGTTTGTAAGCGTAAGGGAAAATGGACGATCAATAGCTCATATAGCGAGAAAGACGCTTGGGAATACAGGTTTTGCTTTTTTCCTTTCGTTTGCGATTTTGCTTATCATGCTTGTAAATGCTGCTTTTCTTCAACTTACAGCGATAGCTTTAACATCTTATTATCCGATTTCAAAGCTTGGGCTTTCGCCGGATCAAACGCTTTTGAAAACGACGATTATAAATGGCGAGCCACATGGAAAGATAGGTGGTATAGCGTCAACATCGGTTATAATTATAACATTGCTTGCTCCATTGGTTGGTTATCTGCTTTATAAAAAGCGTGTTAAGACATTGATTGCGAGTTTTGTTGCTTTGGCGATAGCTTTGATTTCAGTTATTGCTGGGTTTGAATATCCTGTGACGCTTGAACCAAAGGCGTGGATGATAATTATTCTTGTTTATTCTTTCATCGCATCTTGGATTCCTGTTTGGGTGATCTTGCAACCTCGTGATTTTACAAATGTTCATTTTTTATACATAGGTCTTGCTGGTTTGATATTAGGAATTTTAGGAAGTGGTTTTGCTGGAGTTAAGATTCAAGCTCCTGCTTTTAACATAAATTTGGAATCAATGCAAGCGCTTGGCCTTGTTTGGCCGTTTTTATTTGTGACAATTGCTTGTGGTGCTGTTTCGGGGGCTCATGCTTTGATAGCAACTGGGACGACATCAAAACAGCTTGCGAATGAAAAGCATGCGCATCTTATTGGATATGGTGCTATGCTTCTTGAATCATTGCTTGGGCTTTCGGTTGCGCTTGCGATACTTGGAGCTGTTGATTTTGAACATTACAAGGAATTAGTTTGGCCGATGCAAGACGGAAATCTTAGGCAAGGGAATGCTCCGCTTGCTTTTGCTGTAAGCGTTGGTAAAATACTTAACACAGGGCTTGGGATACCGATTTCATATGGAACTGTTTTTGGGATTTTGATGCTTGAGGGATTTTTGATAACGACAATAGATACATTGTTCAGGTTGATGAGATATTTCTTTGAAGAGCTGTGGAATGTTTTATTTGTTGTAAAACCTGCGATTTTAGGTTCAAGAGTTTTTAACTCAATTCTTGGGATAGTTCTAACTGCGTTGCTTGCTTTTTCAAATGGTTATCAAAAGATTTGGCCGATATTTGGCTCGGCTAATCAACTTTTAGCGGCGCTTACGCTTGTTGCAGTGACGGCATGGTTTGCGCAAAAATCAATAAAAGCATATTTCGCAGCGATTCCCGCTGGTTTTATGATTCTAACAACTATAACTTCGCTTTCAATTCTACTAAAAAGATACATAGAGTCAAAGAATTTGACATTGACGATAACTGATTTGCTTTTGTTGTTCCTTGCGCTTGGGGTGGTGTTTTTGACATTTAAATACTTTTTCAAACTTCGTTCCGAACTTGAAAAGGGAAAAATTTCAGAAGTTGTAAAGTGA
- a CDS encoding glycerol-3-phosphate acyltransferase yields the protein MFKYLTAFLIGYLFGSIPTAFILVKTFKKIDIRKVGSGNVGALNAYEVTGSALIGITVLVVDVLKGALAVKVCQSLLGNDSILVLISGFSAVLGHNFSFWISFYGGRGLATSVGVFIVINPSVVFIWCVLWLIAYAKIRNVHAGNIWATIFTPLVILPVVKLFNSFSRLNLNDENFLVFVILISLLIFIKHLKPLAQLIKDWKVLKNKFRQSDV from the coding sequence ATGTTCAAATATCTAACTGCGTTTTTGATTGGTTATTTGTTTGGCTCTATCCCAACCGCTTTTATTCTTGTCAAGACATTTAAGAAAATAGATATTCGCAAAGTAGGAAGTGGAAATGTGGGGGCTTTGAACGCTTATGAGGTCACTGGTTCAGCTTTGATTGGAATTACGGTTTTAGTTGTTGATGTTTTAAAGGGGGCTCTTGCTGTGAAAGTTTGTCAAAGTTTGTTGGGAAACGATTCAATTTTAGTTCTTATTTCTGGATTTTCAGCAGTTTTAGGGCATAATTTTTCCTTTTGGATAAGTTTCTACGGCGGGCGTGGGCTTGCAACTTCGGTCGGTGTTTTTATCGTAATAAATCCATCTGTGGTTTTCATCTGGTGTGTTCTCTGGTTAATTGCGTATGCAAAGATCCGAAATGTTCACGCTGGAAATATATGGGCAACTATCTTCACGCCTTTGGTGATCTTGCCAGTTGTAAAATTATTTAACTCCTTCAGTCGTTTGAATCTAAACGATGAAAATTTCCTCGTTTTTGTTATCTTAATCTCGCTGTTGATCTTCATCAAACATCTTAAACCACTTGCTCAACTTATCAAGGATTGGAAAGTTTTAAAAAATAAATTCCGTCAAAGCGATGTTTAA
- a CDS encoding trypsin-like peptidase domain-containing protein, which produces MKKKVIFFGFIAVLIVGMIAGYSLNSLVAKINQRDLYEISSSSDKVYQESNRSDNSHYDVVQDLYDARHNAITKAIAKASPAVVGINVTAIEEYTDPFFRFFEDDPFFRYFFGDRFKYRVPVRSLGSGFIISPDGYVVTNEHVVGNAKEIIVTLSTGEKYKAKLVGKDPVSDIAVLKIDVKERLPYLVLGNSDDVIIGEWAIAMGNPFGLFELGNKPTVTVGVISAVKMNLHSVEGRIYRDMIQTDAAINSGNSGGPLLNALGEVIGINTVIYTPNQGNVGVGFAIPINRAKTIIDDLIKKGKVDRDFRIGMKVQTLDENLARYFKLPRVEGVIVTDVASGSPAQRAGFKEGDLIVEVNGEPIKDDQSLIEIIKIAKVGDVLNFKVIRDGKEINIKMKLEKS; this is translated from the coding sequence ATGAAGAAAAAGGTTATCTTCTTTGGCTTTATAGCTGTCTTGATCGTCGGAATGATTGCGGGTTATTCTCTTAATTCTTTGGTTGCGAAGATCAACCAAAGGGACCTTTACGAAATTTCATCTTCCAGCGACAAGGTATATCAAGAATCAAATCGTTCTGACAACTCTCACTATGATGTCGTTCAAGATCTTTACGATGCAAGGCACAATGCTATCACAAAAGCAATAGCAAAGGCAAGTCCAGCTGTGGTCGGTATAAATGTCACGGCAATTGAAGAGTATACCGATCCATTTTTTAGATTTTTTGAAGACGATCCCTTCTTTAGATACTTTTTTGGAGATAGGTTTAAATATCGTGTCCCTGTGAGAAGCTTGGGTTCTGGGTTTATAATTTCGCCTGATGGTTATGTTGTAACGAATGAGCATGTCGTCGGAAATGCTAAAGAAATAATCGTCACGCTTTCAACAGGTGAAAAGTATAAAGCAAAACTTGTCGGTAAAGATCCTGTGTCTGATATCGCTGTATTGAAGATTGATGTCAAAGAAAGATTGCCTTACCTTGTCCTTGGGAATTCCGACGATGTCATAATCGGTGAGTGGGCAATTGCTATGGGAAATCCATTTGGGTTGTTTGAGCTTGGAAACAAACCGACGGTTACGGTTGGTGTTATAAGTGCTGTCAAGATGAATCTTCATTCTGTTGAGGGGAGAATTTATAGAGATATGATTCAAACAGACGCAGCTATAAATAGTGGGAATAGCGGTGGACCTTTGTTGAATGCACTTGGTGAGGTTATCGGTATTAACACAGTTATTTATACGCCGAATCAGGGGAATGTCGGGGTTGGCTTCGCAATTCCGATAAACAGAGCAAAAACTATAATTGACGACTTAATCAAGAAAGGGAAGGTTGATCGTGATTTTAGAATTGGGATGAAAGTTCAAACTTTAGATGAAAATCTCGCAAGATATTTCAAACTTCCGAGAGTGGAAGGCGTAATAGTAACTGATGTGGCATCTGGTAGCCCAGCTCAAAGAGCTGGATTTAAAGAAGGTGATTTAATTGTAGAAGTAAATGGTGAGCCGATAAAAGATGATCAAAGCTTGATTGAGATAATAAAAATAGCGAAGGTTGGAGATGTTTTGAATTTCAAGGTCATACGAGATGGGAAAGAGATCAACATCAAAATGAAACTTGAAAAATCATAA
- the purB gene encoding adenylosuccinate lyase encodes MIPRYTRPELEKIWSDENKFSIWLQIEILAVEAHSKLGLVPESAVEEIKSKAKFDVKRILEIEEKVKHDVVAFLTNVSENVGEASKYIHFGMTSSDVLDTCLAVQMKQAGEIILDDLEKLAEVLRKKAIEHKYTLMIGRTHGVHAEPITLGFKFALWFEETKRNIERMKKAIENISYGKIAGAVGTYDNVDPFVEKYVCEKLGLKVEPVSTQIIQRDRHAEYLTTLAVIASSLEKFATEIRHLQRTEVLEAEEYFSEGQKGSSAMPHKRNPVRCERVSGLARVVRANALAALENIALWHERDISHSSVERIIIPDSTTLVDFMLTEMIDIIDKLLIYPDRMEKNLNLTNGLIFSQKVLLALIEKGLTREKAYDVVQRNAMRSWRTGENFAQLLKSDPDVSKYMSNDEIDKIFDYKSVLAKIDYIFEKIGIETLEVYKRK; translated from the coding sequence ATGATACCGAGATACACAAGACCAGAATTGGAGAAAATATGGTCGGATGAAAACAAATTCAGCATTTGGCTTCAGATTGAAATCCTTGCAGTTGAAGCGCATTCAAAACTTGGGCTTGTGCCTGAATCAGCTGTTGAAGAAATAAAAAGTAAAGCGAAGTTTGATGTTAAGCGAATTCTTGAAATTGAAGAGAAAGTCAAACACGATGTTGTCGCCTTCCTTACAAATGTATCTGAAAATGTCGGTGAAGCTTCAAAGTATATCCATTTCGGCATGACTTCATCTGATGTCCTTGATACATGTCTTGCAGTCCAGATGAAGCAAGCTGGGGAAATAATACTTGACGACCTTGAGAAGTTAGCGGAAGTTTTAAGAAAGAAAGCAATTGAACATAAATATACCTTGATGATAGGTAGAACTCACGGGGTGCATGCGGAGCCAATTACTCTTGGATTTAAATTTGCTCTGTGGTTTGAGGAGACGAAAAGAAACATTGAAAGAATGAAGAAAGCAATTGAAAACATATCTTATGGTAAAATTGCAGGTGCAGTTGGGACTTATGACAATGTTGATCCGTTTGTTGAGAAATATGTTTGTGAAAAGCTTGGTTTAAAAGTTGAACCAGTTTCAACGCAGATAATTCAGCGAGATCGGCATGCGGAATATCTTACGACGCTTGCAGTCATAGCATCATCGCTTGAGAAGTTCGCAACAGAGATAAGACACTTGCAGAGAACCGAGGTTTTGGAAGCGGAAGAGTATTTTTCAGAAGGACAAAAAGGTTCATCGGCAATGCCACATAAACGAAATCCCGTAAGATGTGAAAGGGTTTCTGGGCTTGCGAGAGTTGTAAGAGCAAATGCTTTAGCAGCACTTGAGAATATAGCACTTTGGCACGAAAGAGATATCTCTCATTCCTCGGTTGAGAGAATAATCATACCAGATAGCACAACACTTGTTGATTTTATGCTGACTGAGATGATTGATATAATTGACAAGCTTCTCATTTATCCTGATAGGATGGAGAAGAACTTGAACTTGACAAATGGTTTAATTTTCTCGCAGAAGGTTTTGCTTGCTTTGATTGAGAAGGGATTGACAAGGGAGAAGGCATATGATGTTGTTCAAAGAAATGCTATGCGAAGTTGGAGGACGGGCGAAAATTTTGCGCAACTTTTGAAAAGCGATCCAGATGTTTCAAAGTATATGAGCAATGACGAAATTGACAAAATCTTTGATTACAAAAGCGTGCTTGCTAAAATTGATTACATTTTTGAGAAGATCGGGATTGAAACTTTAGAAGTTTACAAGCGTAAGTGA
- a CDS encoding DNA adenine methylase: MKFNEKQIAPTFQLSLFHDSPYMSQKLKFLNLLRSPSGGYRRYLGSPLRYAGGKSWAVGYVIERLPEDIPRLISPFLGGASIEIAVAKELEIEVLGFDIFDILINYWKIQIECPYELYLELSKLSPTKSVYNKVKEELKKHWNGEKVLPPLILAAYYYFNHNLSYGPGFLGWMSSVYANEKTYRNLLERVRNFNVKKLKVGCASFEEVIPKFKYDFLYCDPPYYLGEDSTLFRGLYPQRNFPVHHDGFNHKLLRDLLMEHKGGFILSYNDSPTIRRWYKNFEIIELPIRYTMGQGETRIGLNRKMKNANHVKQAKELLIIKKV; the protein is encoded by the coding sequence ATGAAATTTAATGAAAAACAGATTGCCCCTACATTTCAGTTGAGTTTATTTCATGATTCGCCTTATATGAGTCAAAAGTTGAAATTTCTTAATTTGTTAAGAAGTCCATCAGGAGGATATAGAAGATATTTAGGTTCACCTTTAAGATATGCTGGTGGTAAGAGCTGGGCTGTTGGTTATGTGATAGAACGATTACCTGAGGACATTCCAAGGTTGATTTCGCCTTTTTTAGGTGGCGCTTCGATTGAGATTGCAGTTGCTAAAGAGCTTGAGATTGAGGTTCTAGGGTTTGATATATTTGATATTTTGATAAATTATTGGAAAATTCAAATTGAATGCCCATATGAGTTATACTTAGAACTGTCAAAATTAAGCCCGACAAAATCAGTATATAACAAAGTTAAAGAGGAGCTAAAAAAACACTGGAACGGCGAAAAAGTATTGCCACCATTAATATTAGCGGCTTATTATTATTTTAATCATAATCTTTCTTATGGTCCTGGATTTTTAGGTTGGATGTCCAGTGTTTATGCAAACGAAAAAACTTATCGTAATCTTTTAGAAAGGGTTAGAAATTTTAATGTTAAAAAACTGAAAGTTGGGTGTGCTTCGTTTGAAGAAGTAATACCGAAATTTAAATATGATTTCCTATACTGCGATCCGCCATACTATTTAGGGGAGGATAGCACTCTTTTTAGAGGATTATATCCACAGAGGAATTTTCCCGTTCATCACGATGGTTTTAATCATAAGTTGTTGCGCGATCTTTTAATGGAGCATAAGGGCGGTTTTATTTTATCTTATAATGATTCACCAACTATAAGAAGATGGTATAAAAATTTTGAAATTATTGAGTTGCCTATACGCTACACTATGGGTCAGGGGGAAACAAGAATAGGTCTAAACCGAAAAATGAAAAACGCTAATCATGTTAAACAAGCTAAAGAACTGCTAATAATAAAGAAAGTATAA